CACAACAATCATGTAtaataaaattgagaaaaatgtaAAGCAAGCTGATCAATCTTTATTAAGTAAATGTGAGaacattttagtaattttatttattaattaataaaaaaatttcttaatatgTGTGAgattattataatatgaaattgaGTGTCAATCATATAATGATTACGCCAAGAATTTTGAGTTGAAAACGAGGTTGGATTTGAATTGTTGATATCATTAATCTGAAAATGCAGACACTAGCAGGTAAATTCTCACTACACCcgagaataaattatttttattttatggtatTAATGGGTTTTataatttaaccaaagtaattAGTGACATCACAGATAAACtttttaagcttttttttttcacttcaatCAATGATATCATTCCCTTTAAATTCTTGGCTTATTGCGTTTTTTCTTccaattatcttttaatttgtcTCCTAGTTTTTAACATATTGTTGTTTTAGAGATACACTTTTACCTTGGCTTTCACCATTTTAACCAGATCGACAATATGGTTCGCATTAGCTCAAAATTACATATTGCAAATAGTTGTAATTAAAggatatttataagaataaaatattttcatcttaataatatataatttatttaataaaacgtaaattattaaaaagactaaatttaactaaaaaatatcactgtgtgaaaaataattaacttaactTGATTTAGAACTATCAAAATGTATTAATATCATTTGAAATTTAACGGAGATATAATGAAAAGGACAAAATTTTTGCGATTTTTAAAAGGGAAGGATAATACGtatgaaaattttggaaattgaaatcacaaaaagatattaaattaatacaaaaagtgcattattttttaacttgaaTTTGAAAGCAATGCTCCACGCACACAAAATGAATCTACTGGAGTGTGTAGTAGtactaaatattatattaaatttagtgatatataactatatttcaaactgaaattaattattatataattttaatccaATTAAAGCAAATAAAATCAATCGAAACCTCTTTAATTTGGCTGGTCCTCTTCACCTTAAGTCCAAGTTAAACGTAATTGACTTTGAATCGttgaatataattataatatatgtcaaattcattttaattatatatatagttgaaaatttaaaattgtttatccAACTTTAAAATAGGGACTTAAATGATCATAAAGttattgttttacatttttttatttataaaactttttatacGGTTAACATTTTCTCATATAATTCAAACACGTTGttaattctaaatattttaactatatatGATATTTCACTCCTTATAATTCTAAATAGTTGTATTTAATAATTTCCACTTACTTTACGTGATCAAATTCACAATTTCACAAaggttttaaaaaagaaatttacaaaaaaGTGGGTGATATCGTGCATCAACATCTTATCTATTATCAACAACCAAAATAGTTAGTTCATACTATTGTCTCTTAACATATTCAGGAAATAATTATGTAAATGggtgtaaaaatataaattgctTACTAAACTCTATACCTTAACATCGATTTCATAATAACAAGATGGTTTTATGAAGCTTGACTATAGAATGCAATTGTCacaattttttacttaaaatactAAACTGTCACTAATACATCCAAAGAAGTTAATAACTACTTGATAATTAACccaaaaaatatctaaaaaaaaaagaaaagtcgTTAAAAAGTCAGCATTaacaattaagttttaaaattttgcacTTAATTACTTTTTTCTAGAAGACTTAAAATCTCTTTTACTCTTTCTGATTTTCGGATAAACATGCGGTGATGAATCTTGAAGAAATATTTTAGAAGTGTCAAAATAGATATATTAGAATTTTGGGGTGACAAATATataagatatattaaaattaaaaaaaattatatattaattaacatgtttgaaaaagaaaatggaaccACCAAAGTAAATTGAAtgtaagagaaagagagaaaagatgaatggaaaaagaaaattgaaagagataaaaaagatatattatcatttttttcactTCATCAATTTAAGGAAATATAAGTAACTAATCCTATGAAAGAAAtagattatttaaaattatttaaatggaAGAAGATTTGCCACTTGAGAAAAATTTTCAAGATAAGAATTAAGACAGGATTGGAGAATTCTCAAGACTTTCATCCAATCTTAAAAATATAGGGTTTGACTCTTTTTATGAGCATATACCGATTTTGAAGAGGAAAAAACACACATAAAATGTTTAGAAACATTAGAACATCAAAATGTGAATATATAATACGACTTAGGCTAAATTTAACCCaactaattttatgtttttaatattcaattaacTTGTAATCAATCCTAACATAGAAGTAGTTGCTTAAAATTAGGAAGGTACTTGTTAGTTTCAAACATTAAGAAAAACGTTatccttatatttatattttcaagaatattttattctttaatttatatattacgGAATCGGTAATATATCCTCGCCGCAATAACGCGTGACGAATATATTAAAATCGCGCTATTAAAAAAACACtacattttattctttattaataaTCAGTTAAttaatcttgaaaaaaaaaatatgtttgattTTATGGATGATGAGAAGTGGAAGCGAATGTGGAAAAAGAATATGATGTGGGAGAGGCGTCTGAtggggaagtggaggaagaatTGAGCGGTGATGGGGACGTGTGAGGAAGGTAAGTGCATGTGCGTGACGCAGCGTATTGGGTTTCCTCTGCTGTCATGTGTAGAATATCATATGTGGTCGCTTCACACCATAAATATCGCAAGAAAACAATCTTAATTATGGCCACGCTCAGACAAAGTACCACCGGGTTTTCCGCTGCAAGGACGAATAACAAAAACCCAGTGACGCGACACGTGGACCATCGTCCACCCTCCGATGGTCAAAATTCCCGCAGATCTATCGAATTCCAGACTCAGAACTTGGCAGTCCCAGATTTTGTTGTTCCCCCGTCTCACATCAcaaacaccaacaccaacaccaacacaACAAACACTCTCAGTTTGAGTCTGAGTAAGCACAAACACAACAACACAACATAACATTTCTTTCATTTCCCAACCACTCTCTCTTCTAATTCTTCGCTGCTTCCACTTCTCATGGCGGCGTAGCAGACACTCTAATTCCCTGCCATTATTGCGCCACACAAACACCAACCATTTCtttcgttttctctctttttcaatatCACTTTTCCTCAAAACCTGCAGAACGTTTAAAttcaccaaaaaataaaaacttaatctttaaattttactGTCACGTTCGTTTTTAAAATATCTCACCTTGTGGGTtgatgaaagaaacaaaattgaacGAGAGGACGTGGTTATTATAGTTTTTACGGTTTAAAAACGAAAGTAATGGGAATTTAGAAATTTGGGAAGTGCACCTAATTTCTGATTTAGTcagaaaaaaaggaagagatCAGAAGATCATAGTTGAGACGCCCCCACACGGTCTGGGCACAGTGACAGAGTGAGAGTCAACAAGACCcacaaaggaaaaaataaagaaaaaaaaagaggtttTGAGTGGGTGGAAAATTAATAAGTATTAGTATCGGtcagaaaatttattaaagatgCACTTTATATGTAAAACCCAAAAATATTAGTATTACAGTTGCGGGGTGTGTGTCTGAAAATATATAAACCTGTGAAGAACTGTTTAAAGATTCGCGAAGGTTCTTCTTTCTGATATGGATATTATCTCTGAATTGGGGATCGTAGAGTGCAACAGAGCATGGCGGGGTTCTTCTCTCTAGGAGGAAGGCATAACAAAGCAGAAGACGAGGAGGATCACAGAGAAgacaacaacatcaacaacaataataataacagtcAATTTTTGTTCAGAAACGTTAACGACGAGATCTACAACACCAACAAGGGCTTCGAGATATGGCCACAATCCTCGTACCACCACAACTTCACCAACTACTACTCCTTCGGTGTGGGCCCTAGTCGCAGGAACAACACCGCCAACAACAGCTCCTCCAACAACGTAAACGACGACGTTTCTGTCTCTTTCTCGGATGAGTCCAACCGCTTCGGCTTCACCGTCATGAGGTCCGGAGGCGGCGTGGGAGGCGGCGGAGGCGGCGTGGGAGGCGGCGGAGGCGGCGGGATGAACTGTCAGGACTGTGGCAACCAGGCCAAGAAAGACTGTTCGCACCTCAGATGCAGAACCTGCTGCAAGAGTCGAGGGTTTCAGTGCCAGACTCACGTTAAGAGCACTTGGGTTCCCGCCGCCAAACGCCGTGAACGACAGCAACAACTCGCTGTGTTGCAGCAACAAAATCAACCACCACAGTTTCGTGGAGATCACTCCAAACGACACAGGGAAAGTATCGAAGGTGTTGCAGCCGGTGGTTCCCTCGCTTGCGCTCCAGTTCCTATCACCACCACaggtaaaagaataaattacGATGAAACACCATATATACACATACGATAGAAAAGTTCATAAAATGAAAATCCTTCTTCGTGTTGTTAAACTATATAGGTATTTGAGTCTATTGGATGAGATATTATTGCTAGAGAGATCAAGATACAGTGAGATCTCAAGCAAGTATAGCCTTCTATGTCTGATACCTAACATCTATGGTCCATATCACTTCACTCTGAAAGTGAAATTCTCTTCCATAGTTACCCATCACCAccttgcttttttttttccactcTCTCTCTTTGTTATTCCATTACTGTTAATAAGTTAATCTAATTCCATGTGATCCGTTAGAGGGAGAGAAGAAATCGGAGCTAGCTAGCTAGCTACTAGCTTCTTTGATTTACATGAACGGTTTAATTTGATTTGTGGTTCTGATGAATCTGTGGGTTGGTTGGTTATTGGTTAGGGTTGGAGGTGGGTCAATTTCCACCGGAGCTGAACTCGCCAGCGGTGTTTCGGTGCGTCAAAGTGAGTGCAATGGATGCACCGGACGAGCGTTACGCGTACCAAACCGCAGTGAACATAGGAGGGCACGTGTTCAAGGGAATTCTCTACGATCAAGGAGTGGACGGTCCTTACGCCAGTGCAGGTTGCGAGGGTTCCTCCGGTGGCGGCGGTGAAGCTCGGCCACTCGCTCTCATGGCCGCcacaaccacaaccacaacagcTGGAAACCCTTTTGACGCTTCACTCTACCCGGCTCCGATGAATGCTTTCATGGCTGGTACGCAATTCTTCCCACCCCCAAGATCCTAAGGACgtttctctctctcactctctcacTCACTCTCTCTCCTCTCTAGCTAATAATGATTGAAAGTTGAAACCGGGTATTTGTTTTTCATGGACTCTTATAATTAAGGTTAAGGTTGTTGGGTGTTATATGTGCATCGATCTTAAGTTCTTAACATCATCAGCTGAAGTAGCTGCTACTAGCTAGACTAGTTAAGAGTTCGTCACAAATGATTACGTCGAAGATGATGATTCACGAAATTAAAGGGAGCctgtttattttgtttagttttgtcCGAATCTCAGTTCAGATTTTCATGTTGTTTCGTTGTTATCGAAATACTCACTTCTCATTCTCGATCAATTCCATTGCACATCATGCACTCTAATCtaatctactacatactatatattttcatttggaGCTAACAGCATTTGGATGTGTGctttcttcttattattattattatcattattataattattataattattatcactgtgtgattaatttgatttgatttgtttATAGTATTTTCGTTGTTGTGGATTAACAATAAGAGTGTGGCTGTGGCTGTGTGGTTGGTGCTGAACTCGAAGCTGCTTTTCTTTTCCCCCGTTTATCCGTTGGTTTGCCGGATCAAAATGGAACGAAATAGGTTTCGTGTTTGGTTAAGCATAGAATTTTAAAAGcatatattctttttaactCTTGGCACGATTTCTGGGAGAAACAGGTGCGTCTTTTCTTTGTCTCCCATGCATTTGGCCATTCGCAAACTTGGCCTAGTGCAGACCAGTCCCTAAAGTGAAACCACTCGCATATGCAATTcaatcaccttttttttttaatttttttcttttctattacacctttttttcttctcccgATCCATctacatttatatatatcttGCATAAATGTATTATTACGTATAAATGGAGAATTACAAGCAGCATTTACACCAACTACTTCTCTGAACACACAATAAAATTGGGCACTGGAATAGACATCCATCATCCATGGACGTCTATTCCTTATGCTAGAGATGGAAAAGCATTCTTCTTTGGCACAAAATGTTTAATGCTTCTCAAAGTATGTGCATGTGAGGTGTGTTCATATTGCATACAAGTGGCTACTGCCACCAATGATATAGGTCAAGGTACATATGATATGATAGGGTTAATGATACTTCCGTAGACTGCTGGTTTTAGTTCATAAGGAAGAACCAGAAAACTTTTCGAAaatttcccttgttttgtaATAACTGACCCATAACATGTGCTGCACAACCTTCAGCTGATTGAGACCATAGCggtctctttcttcttcatctataCTTTTGTTCTTTTGTATTTATCATAACCAACCTCTTTCTTTCAATGCCTTCTGGATTCTTTTTATCagtcttcatcatcttcatctagcAACACACACCTGCCTCCTATTCCCTATCTCCTCTTCTCACCCTTTCTCAAATCAAAATCTTGTTCTCTTCTGctcacatacacacacatatacattactctttatgattatattaatattaagcTTTAAAATTGCCTCAATTTCGTGCCCTTTATAGGAGACATACAGACAAGGGCATAAAAAAGAGTTATAGCCTTTATTTCCTGTGAGCACTCCCAAAGAAGAAAAGtaaatcatacaaaaattgttaaattgcAATGTTTGTGATGATAAATGGCATAAATCTCGTATTTTCGATCGCAATCTAATAGTAATGCATCAAAATATAGAAATCCTCTCAAAACATTCAAGTAATAATAACCTGCAAACCGTTGTGCAGCACATGCACAAACTCTGTAAGATAGCAATGAGTTTAATATAACGAAATCATTGTTGGTGAATAGTGAAACAAAACTTAATGCAATTAAAAGCTTATGGTGGTAATTGTTTATTGAAATTgaagtgaacatatataactATAGTTGGACTCAAGCTAGATGATTGTTAATTTTCAAAAGCTTTCTGAAATCATTGGGAAAGAAGTCACAAGAATGTTGATCGTGCCTTTTTCAACTTATTCTGAGTGAAAATATcatgttatatatttattgttatatctGTGCGTGAAGAGATCGTAGTTAACACTTTTCTCTCACAAGCTTCACTCCATTCTAAACATTTATGATAAAGCCGAGTGATATTAAGTGTGCCATGGTGCATTATATCTGATAAAGAACTAAAAACATTGTTATTATGCAATTTTTAATATCAGTTCTTCATCATAAGAAGTTTTACTTGATACATTCTTAtgacaatattattattatgagttAGAGTGTGTTTTACGTATTAATTAATGTGATAGGATTTTATATTTAAGCTAATTAGAAGAGATAAAACAGGtgcttatattattattcatactCATTTCAAACCAAGTGGTCCATCAATTCATGGTGGGTTTATTTAACCAGTGTATATGTGATTGAAAACTCAGAATAATAAACAAGAGATATAgtgatatatatgtatatgctGTGTGTGTTAATCATCGTCTGGAAAATAATGAAGAGCATATATATATGAAACGATCTCTTATTAGGAAATTGCTTTATAGTTATAAAAGGATTATTCATTGTTGTCACACTAGCTAGGGCAAAGATTTAGTTTGTGATTGCGCTGATAAATAGGAACCTTTTCATGGCTAGACGACATGCTGTCTAGTCAAATGCCTAGTCATACAATTGTATATTCCTTTCTTTTTTGGGTGCAAAATCCTGTGCTTCGAAAAATATAGTTCCCCATGCCTGCAACGCTTTATACCCTGATTTATTTTATGCAAAAGGTAATTGCTGAGTCATTATTCATCACGGCAAAAAAGGAAATTTAATCGAATATATCATCCCTTTATACtttctaaaattgattttcttcaaaagaaattaatatatttttgtacaaCGAGCCAACAATGGGTCTGCTTTATGTTGAGGTTACAGAAACTATAccagggagaaagaaaatacgAAGgtcacacacaaacacaagaacactattttgaattttttttttaatttttattaatgcagaaagaaagagagagagagagagagagagtttggttttgaaatgaaagaatgTGATATTTGGGTATTAAATTGTTTGAATGTGTGCTTTGCTGTCTTTGAGTTGGGGTCAACAATTATTTGATAGGACACGACCTACCATTGTCCACATGAAATTGACTTCAATCGTGCCAAATTTAATGTAGTTGggaatattaattattatgcaGCAATGACAAGaaatggtatatatatatatattatatgtccTAAGATTGCGGTAGCCATAACATATATACAGTAGCGATAAACAAATCAAGGTGATAAATCAATCACTGTTGACGTGAATTAACCGGAGCAGAGAGGAAAAGCCCAAATTAAGGTTGTTGATTTGAGCATGATTAATTACTGACATTAACGTGAAAACAAACGAAGAAGAGTACAGAATTCACGGGCCATTTTGATGAGGAGCTTGGTCTGAATCCGGACAATGGATGTCGGAAGAAGGGTTATTATTGAAAGTGTGTTTTGATGagtttgaataataataataataatattattgatgGAAAAATTGAGGAAGAGAATAGCTAGGGTTTGATATGATGGTCACAGGCTAGGGTTTGTGCAATGAATAGAAGGGAATATAGGTCATAGCGCGGGGCATAGCAGGAAGGTGTTTTTCCCTGTGTTTGATATCTGTTCAGCTACACAGTGGTCCAAACACACTCAGCTACACTGCACCAAGCTTGCATGTGACATGTGAATATGGGAGAGATGCAAATGTTCAACAACTCCTTCTGGAAAAACACTAGCCCTACCTATTCTTTTTTTGCATTTATATCATCTTCATTAATAcacaaactatatatattttttatatttataaaatatataaattgtagaGTTTTAGGTTcaaaatgaaatgaattttgGTGAGTGATTAGAGGGAGTGCTAGGTATCTGTCACCCACGCTCATCAGTTTGGCAAAACCATACTTTGACTAAACTGTTGCAGGAAATGGTTCTGCTAATAGGGATGGGGTATTCAAAGTACATCATGAAATGACCCACCgataataaaagaagatattGCATTCCAATCTAATGGATGAAAATCTATGCATAAGATATTCAATTTTAAGTTAGatcttcttaaaaaaaaacacttattggagcatatatcatataatgaaaattttagatatttaaatcctaaattttgtataaattcGTTTAAGATGGAGATACTtgaattaaaatacaatttttaacaGGTAGTTTTATAAAACTAAGATTTTTCAAGATTTAAATGGTAATAATGGAGTCTCAGACAAGAGTAAACAAGAACAcgacaagaaaaaaaatgtgaaaaatagtgataattttaataaataatcattaaacatCAATATTTCAAAGTTAAGAGGCTAAATATAGAAGTTATTCTTTACAATGTTAATTAGTTCGTTATTCTTTacaatgttaaaatttatatagaaGTAAAGAGGAGAGTAATTGATCAAACATATAAGAGGTTGAGAAACCTACATAGGAACACTGTCGTTGTAATAATGgcaaaaaaagtattttaatctaggaaaatattataatttaaataatgagaataaaaaactaataaaattcaatataaaaattttaaaaaaattaaattacatatattaGTATAATACCCAAagtttaataatgttttaagtTAACCATCAACTATAAGAAAATACggacttttaatataattaatataaaaattaaaatttatttattacattgattaatttatcattacatATCTTGTTGTaacatatcatattatatatatatatatatatatatatatatatatatatatatatatatatatatatatatatatatatattttcagtttttatattttaaatatattattatagtattttaaaaattaattttatatttacaaattctTATTTGAGATTATTACTATAATCATAACTtgaatacaaatattaataaaatatttaatattattaatatattctttatgtacatatacaaaattatatattttattaattaaatagtctaatatattattttattatatttaaatcagtatttttatattatatttattattatactattaaataaaatatatataatatatagtataatattgactataatttattttttaattttatcaattttttagaGAAGAAAGTTTATAGCATTTTTCAACTATAGAAGTATGGAatctagtaaaaaaaaatgtgagaatattgaattaattattataaaagttatactattttttttataattactaaatatatatttattatagaaaaataaataattaatagaatttaagtataaatttaagtcatacattaacaaaagataaacaatatataataaaaaaattcataattttattattcataaatttattatttttaacttttaaattgtgatattttatttaattttgatttaaaaatcttaatttttcgcatatttaatatattttaaaaatatgtttagttaataaaaatgtaaagaaaataaataaaaaattaactaggagaataatcattaatttattttattttaattcaaatgtgATTCAAAATGAATGATGTTACCTTTTGTACAGATCTTTCTACTTTGTAGAAAAGggtattaataaattatacatttaatatcttaaaaatataaaatataatttgtacttacaaaacaaagaaagtaaCAGAAGAAGTAAGAGCATTAGTAAAAGAATATTGTAAGAAGATTAATTATTGTTTCGAAATACACAACACTTGACAGGTTTCTGAACTTTAATGGTGTATAACTTACTTGTTTCACCAACATAATATTTTTCCACTATGTTTGTTCACAATCTCATGCTTTTTCTTTGATCATCTTATTATTTGTGTTGGA
This window of the Vigna angularis cultivar LongXiaoDou No.4 chromosome 7, ASM1680809v1, whole genome shotgun sequence genome carries:
- the LOC108337617 gene encoding protein EXPRESSION OF TERPENOIDS 1, with amino-acid sequence MAGFFSLGGRHNKAEDEEDHREDNNINNNNNNSQFLFRNVNDEIYNTNKGFEIWPQSSYHHNFTNYYSFGVGPSRRNNTANNSSSNNVNDDVSVSFSDESNRFGFTVMRSGGGVGGGGGGVGGGGGGGMNCQDCGNQAKKDCSHLRCRTCCKSRGFQCQTHVKSTWVPAAKRRERQQQLAVLQQQNQPPQFRGDHSKRHRESIEGVAAGGSLACAPVPITTTGLEVGQFPPELNSPAVFRCVKVSAMDAPDERYAYQTAVNIGGHVFKGILYDQGVDGPYASAGCEGSSGGGGEARPLALMAATTTTTTAGNPFDASLYPAPMNAFMAGTQFFPPPRS